From a region of the Vibrio ostreae genome:
- the rnk gene encoding nucleoside diphosphate kinase regulator has protein sequence MLHTHSIVVSTLDMDRISSLMDKMPKLSPELLRLEDELDRATIKEPQEIPPGVVSMNSTVRFKFQGKDEIMEKHLVYPHEVKSNDDISIFAPVGSALLGLSAGQTLSWPMPGGSEKVIEIIEVTYQPEREGRYDL, from the coding sequence ATGTTACACACTCATTCAATCGTCGTTTCCACACTGGACATGGACCGCATCAGCTCACTGATGGACAAAATGCCCAAGCTGTCACCGGAACTATTAAGGCTGGAAGATGAACTGGATCGGGCAACGATCAAAGAACCTCAGGAAATACCGCCAGGCGTGGTCAGTATGAACTCAACCGTGCGCTTTAAATTTCAGGGGAAAGACGAAATCATGGAGAAACACCTGGTTTATCCCCATGAAGTCAAAAGTAATGACGATATTTCCATCTTTGCACCGGTAGGCAGTGCCTTGCTGGGATTATCTGCCGGACAAACACTAAGCTGGCCTATGCCTGGTGGCAGTGAGAAAGTGATTGAAATTATTGAAGTGACTTATCAGCCGGAACGTGAAGGTCGCTATGATCTGTGA
- the yjjG gene encoding pyrimidine 5'-nucleotidase: MKYDWILFDADDTLFHFDAFKGMQLMFSRKGLDFSEQDYQHYQQVNKPLWVDYQNGVITAAELKHIRFQSWAEKIGTTTAELNSAFLEAMADICTLLPGARELMQALQGKAKLGIITNGFTELQDVRLTRTGMKDYFEHVVISEQVGVAKPDAGIFNHALTVMGDPDKTRVLMVGDNPHSDILGGLNAGLETCWLNIHQAEKPHGIDAHYEVSSLAELQSILLA; this comes from the coding sequence ATGAAATACGATTGGATCTTATTCGACGCTGACGACACCCTGTTTCATTTCGATGCTTTTAAAGGGATGCAGCTTATGTTCTCGCGTAAGGGATTAGACTTTAGCGAGCAGGATTACCAGCATTATCAGCAAGTGAATAAGCCACTGTGGGTGGATTATCAAAATGGTGTGATCACAGCAGCTGAGCTGAAACACATTCGCTTTCAATCCTGGGCGGAAAAAATTGGCACCACAACGGCCGAGCTCAACAGCGCTTTTCTTGAGGCGATGGCAGACATCTGTACTTTGTTACCCGGCGCACGTGAACTGATGCAGGCTCTGCAGGGCAAAGCGAAACTCGGCATCATTACCAATGGTTTTACCGAACTGCAGGATGTGCGCCTGACCAGAACGGGCATGAAGGATTACTTCGAGCACGTGGTGATTTCGGAGCAGGTCGGTGTGGCGAAACCGGATGCGGGTATTTTTAATCATGCTCTAACCGTCATGGGGGATCCGGATAAAACGCGGGTACTTATGGTCGGAGATAACCCGCACTCAGATATTCTGGGGGGGCTGAATGCCGGTCTGGAAACTTGTTGGCTGAATATCCATCAAGCTGAAAAACCACACGGCATTGATGCCCATTACGAGGTGAGTTCGTTAGCTGAGCTGCAAAGCATTTTGCTGGCCTGA
- a CDS encoding LysR family transcriptional regulator, with amino-acid sequence MDNTFSAIPVFVAVIECGNFSLAAERLGITKSAVSKRITQLEDELGLRLLNRTTRKLSLTEAGERYYYHVSQAMTHARQGSDAVSELQGEPRGKLKITAPMSFGVLHIAPIISEFLERYPYVEVDLQLEDQMVDLIQGGFDLAIRIGHLPTSNLIAKRLVRCRSILCSSPGYLQLHQPPQKPQDLIHHNCLVYSYFRGGSEWTFSQNGADFKVIPKGNLTVNNSEAIRRALLDGLGIGQLPTFLVSKDIIAGRLKPVMQEFSLPEHAIYAVFPERKHLPLKVRAFMDFVSDKLGADVPYWDQDIF; translated from the coding sequence ATGGATAATACCTTTTCTGCAATCCCGGTCTTCGTGGCAGTAATTGAATGCGGTAACTTTTCGCTGGCCGCAGAGCGGCTGGGTATCACTAAGTCTGCCGTCAGCAAACGGATCACCCAACTGGAAGATGAACTGGGGCTGCGCCTGCTCAACCGCACCACACGTAAGCTTAGCCTGACCGAAGCGGGCGAACGTTATTATTATCACGTGTCTCAGGCGATGACACACGCCCGGCAGGGCAGTGATGCAGTCAGTGAACTGCAGGGCGAGCCGCGCGGCAAGTTAAAAATTACTGCACCGATGTCATTTGGTGTTCTGCACATCGCCCCGATTATCAGTGAATTTCTTGAGCGCTACCCTTACGTGGAAGTCGATTTACAACTGGAAGATCAGATGGTCGATCTTATTCAGGGCGGCTTTGACCTTGCGATTCGTATTGGCCACCTGCCCACCTCAAATTTAATCGCTAAACGACTGGTGCGTTGTCGCAGCATACTGTGTAGCTCGCCGGGTTATCTGCAGCTTCATCAGCCGCCACAAAAACCTCAGGACCTCATCCACCATAATTGTCTGGTTTACTCGTATTTCCGTGGCGGCAGTGAGTGGACGTTCAGCCAGAACGGCGCGGATTTTAAAGTCATCCCCAAGGGTAACCTGACCGTGAATAACAGTGAAGCCATACGCCGCGCCCTGCTTGACGGTTTAGGCATCGGCCAATTACCGACGTTCCTGGTCAGCAAAGATATTATCGCCGGTCGCCTGAAGCCTGTGATGCAAGAATTCAGCTTGCCTGAACATGCCATCTACGCGGTTTTCCCTGAGCGTAAACACCTGCCGCTCAAGGTGCGCGCTTTCATGGATTTCGTCAGTGACAAACTCGGCGCCGATGTCCCTTACTGGGATCAGGACATTTTCTAA
- the elbB gene encoding isoprenoid biosynthesis glyoxalase ElbB has protein sequence MKKVAVILSGCGVFDGAEIHESVLTLHAIERHGASWHCFAPNIEQMHVINHLTGEEMAETRNVLVESARIARGKIEDVAKLKVEEFDALLIPGGFGAAKNLTDFAVHGSECSINTHVATACRAFAQAGKPAAYLCIAPTIIPMIYEHGVEGTIGNDPDTAVAFRKMGGEHVSCPVDDFVFDQKHNVLSTPAYMLAENISQAASGIDRLVEELIKLA, from the coding sequence ATGAAAAAAGTAGCCGTGATATTAAGTGGATGTGGTGTGTTTGATGGAGCCGAGATTCATGAATCCGTGCTGACACTGCATGCCATCGAACGCCACGGTGCCAGTTGGCACTGTTTTGCGCCCAATATTGAGCAAATGCATGTTATCAACCATCTGACGGGTGAAGAGATGGCAGAGACACGCAACGTGCTGGTGGAATCAGCGCGTATCGCGCGCGGAAAAATCGAGGATGTGGCCAAGCTTAAAGTTGAAGAGTTCGACGCCTTGCTCATACCCGGTGGGTTCGGCGCAGCAAAAAATCTGACCGACTTTGCCGTGCATGGCTCGGAATGCAGTATCAATACCCATGTTGCCACCGCCTGTCGCGCTTTTGCCCAGGCAGGTAAACCGGCCGCCTATCTGTGTATTGCACCCACCATCATCCCGATGATTTACGAACACGGTGTCGAAGGCACTATAGGTAACGATCCGGACACCGCTGTCGCATTTCGTAAGATGGGCGGCGAGCATGTCTCCTGTCCGGTGGATGATTTTGTGTTCGATCAAAAGCACAACGTACTATCGACCCCGGCTTATATGCTGGCCGAAAATATTTCTCAGGCCGCTTCCGGTATCGATCGTCTGGTCGAAGAGCTGATTAAACTGGCCTGA
- the msrB gene encoding peptide-methionine (R)-S-oxide reductase MsrB produces MKRITISLLALLVALPVGLSFFSQASNHSSASHAEHEQVATLAGGCFWCTESDMEKLDGVIDVVSGYSGGTVDNPTYKQVSSGTTGHIESIQVTYDSDKLSYEQVLDHFLRHIDPTDDGGSFVDRGNQYRPAIFYHDTQQKQVAERFMQEIDQAGIFHKPLKTELIAFKKFWPAEEYHQDYYKKSSLRYKYYRYASGRDQYLDQIFGDDREDNPKTLRQLIDEKRAISEVKVYTRPSEDQIRAKLTDLQYRVTQEDATERAFNNEYWDNKAEGIYVDIVSGEPLFSSTDKYKSGTGWPSFTQPIDPAYIVTKSDNTLFYTRTEVRSRFGRSHLGHVFEDGPAPTGLRYCMNSAAMRFVPKEEMQAQGYGAYLKLFQ; encoded by the coding sequence ATGAAACGTATTACGATAAGTTTACTAGCTTTACTGGTCGCGCTACCTGTAGGCCTGTCCTTTTTCAGTCAGGCATCCAATCATTCCTCTGCCTCTCACGCAGAACATGAGCAAGTGGCAACCCTCGCTGGGGGCTGCTTCTGGTGTACCGAGTCCGATATGGAGAAACTGGACGGCGTGATTGATGTTGTATCCGGTTATTCAGGCGGGACGGTAGATAATCCCACTTACAAACAGGTCTCTTCCGGCACCACGGGGCACATCGAATCGATTCAGGTCACCTACGACAGTGACAAACTGAGCTATGAGCAGGTTCTGGACCACTTCTTGCGCCATATTGATCCGACCGATGACGGTGGTTCTTTTGTTGACCGTGGTAATCAGTACCGCCCGGCTATTTTCTATCACGATACGCAGCAAAAGCAGGTTGCTGAACGCTTTATGCAGGAGATTGACCAGGCAGGTATTTTCCACAAGCCATTGAAAACCGAATTAATTGCATTCAAAAAATTCTGGCCGGCCGAAGAGTATCATCAGGATTACTACAAAAAGAGTTCGCTGCGTTATAAATACTATCGCTACGCTTCAGGCCGGGACCAATACTTAGACCAGATCTTCGGCGATGACCGTGAAGATAACCCGAAAACACTGCGTCAGTTGATTGATGAAAAACGGGCCATTAGTGAAGTTAAGGTGTATACACGGCCGTCTGAGGACCAAATCCGCGCTAAACTGACTGACTTGCAATACCGGGTTACTCAGGAAGATGCCACCGAGCGGGCATTCAACAACGAGTACTGGGACAATAAAGCAGAGGGGATCTATGTCGATATTGTCTCCGGTGAACCACTGTTTTCCTCAACAGATAAATATAAATCCGGAACGGGCTGGCCGAGTTTTACCCAGCCCATTGATCCGGCTTATATCGTTACCAAGTCAGATAACACTCTGTTTTACACCCGAACCGAGGTACGCAGCCGCTTTGGCCGTTCGCATTTAGGCCACGTATTTGAAGATGGCCCGGCACCGACCGGTTTACGCTACTGCATGAATTCTGCTGCGATGCGTTTTGTACCGAAAGAAGAGATGCAAGCACAAGGCTATGGTGCCTACCTGAAACTGTTCCAATAA
- a CDS encoding helix-turn-helix domain-containing protein: MNLIQLPHEGNSCAPIRCKQYSFDVNQQAQSLNAWEQKYNQHGAGQFHGYLDEIKLPGLHLFEEFTSHTVHQECSVNPNAIWIGFSMDAQRPKVNGLQAAPHQLMIRPAQQHFDLATPDNFHIFGVVIDRDLLLENIQCDDKQQWESISLLKNLNPQHGCWSLVELIRQVLDTESVLGKRLLHFSSGQSPSGQSRSGQLSQGQSSHSQAALQQVLVSAVIDRLGQFAVSEHNESRSYATRRQALLRLYRHLDNNGDYPMSVAEMASIACVSQRTLQYCFEQELGVSPIAFLRECRLNAVRRALIVTDQEKTISELALQYGFYHLGTFNQYYKLLFGETPSQTRDRADRYERAALVKSFTPQR; encoded by the coding sequence ATGAATTTGATTCAATTGCCACATGAAGGGAATTCATGCGCACCAATAAGGTGCAAGCAGTACAGCTTTGATGTGAACCAACAAGCGCAAAGCCTCAACGCCTGGGAACAGAAGTATAATCAACATGGTGCAGGGCAATTTCATGGCTATCTGGATGAGATTAAGCTGCCCGGCCTGCACTTGTTTGAGGAATTCACCAGTCATACTGTGCATCAGGAGTGCAGTGTCAATCCGAACGCCATTTGGATTGGTTTTTCGATGGACGCGCAACGCCCGAAAGTGAATGGTTTGCAGGCAGCGCCGCACCAATTGATGATTCGTCCGGCACAGCAGCACTTTGACCTGGCGACCCCGGATAATTTTCATATTTTTGGTGTGGTGATTGATCGTGACCTGTTGCTGGAAAATATCCAGTGTGATGACAAGCAGCAGTGGGAGTCGATATCTTTACTGAAAAACCTCAATCCGCAACATGGCTGCTGGTCGCTGGTGGAACTGATCCGGCAGGTGCTGGATACGGAGTCGGTGTTGGGGAAACGCTTGCTGCACTTCTCTTCTGGTCAATCGCCGTCTGGACAATCGCGGTCTGGACAATTGTCGCAAGGTCAGTCGTCACACAGTCAGGCAGCACTGCAGCAAGTGCTGGTCAGTGCAGTGATTGACAGATTAGGGCAGTTTGCGGTCAGTGAACACAATGAGTCGCGCAGTTACGCCACCCGTCGTCAGGCTCTGTTACGTTTGTACCGTCACCTCGATAATAATGGTGATTATCCGATGAGTGTGGCGGAAATGGCCTCGATAGCCTGCGTTAGCCAGCGCACCCTGCAATACTGTTTTGAGCAGGAGCTTGGAGTCAGCCCGATCGCCTTTTTACGTGAATGCAGGCTCAATGCGGTGCGCCGGGCGTTGATCGTCACTGATCAGGAAAAAACCATCAGTGAACTGGCGTTACAGTATGGCTTTTATCATCTCGGGACCTTTAACCAATACTACAAGCTGCTGTTTGGCGAGACCCCGAGCCAGACTCGTGATCGTGCCGATCGCTATGAGCGTGCCGCATTGGTGAAAAGTTTTACGCCGCAACGATAA
- a CDS encoding ethanolamine ammonia-lyase subunit EutB has product MSSRYRYQIGTQTYQFASLKEVMAKASPMRSGDQLAGVAATSAEERVVAQMVLADLPLKTFLNETLIPYESDEITRLIIDEHDAQAFLEIAHLTVGDFRNWLLLETTTHLELTRVSPGITPEMAAAVSKIMRNQDLILVAKKCRVTTAFRNTIGLPGRLSTRLQPNHPTDDMSGIAASIFDGLMYGNGDAVIGINPATDSVSQAVKLMKLMDEVIQHYEIPTQSCVLTHVTNTVEAIEQGAPVDLVFQSIGGTEATNQGFGVNINVLAEAYDAALSLKRGTVGDNVMYFETGQGSALSANGHHDVDQQTCEVRAYALARKFKPLLVNTVVGFIGPEYLFDGKQIIRAGLEDHFCAKLLGLPMGCDICYTNHAYADQNDMDNLLTLLGVAECSFIMGIPGSDDIMLNYQTTSFHDALYARQVLGSRPAPEFEAWLQKMQIFNQQQGKQLSDEISPHFIQPLGLIKEAV; this is encoded by the coding sequence ATGAGTTCACGCTACCGTTACCAGATAGGCACCCAGACCTATCAGTTTGCTTCTCTGAAAGAAGTGATGGCCAAAGCGTCACCGATGCGCTCCGGCGATCAGCTGGCCGGCGTGGCAGCGACATCCGCCGAAGAGCGCGTCGTGGCGCAAATGGTGCTGGCTGACCTGCCACTGAAAACCTTTTTAAATGAAACGCTCATCCCGTATGAAAGCGATGAAATTACCCGCCTGATTATTGATGAACATGATGCTCAGGCATTTCTGGAAATCGCGCACCTGACGGTGGGTGATTTTCGTAACTGGCTGCTGCTGGAAACCACGACCCATCTCGAACTGACTCGCGTCAGCCCGGGCATTACTCCGGAAATGGCGGCGGCGGTGAGCAAAATCATGCGTAATCAGGATCTGATTCTGGTGGCTAAAAAATGTCGCGTCACGACCGCGTTTCGCAACACGATTGGTTTGCCGGGCCGCTTATCAACCCGCTTACAGCCGAATCATCCGACCGATGATATGAGCGGCATTGCGGCCTCTATTTTTGATGGCCTGATGTACGGCAACGGCGATGCTGTGATTGGTATCAACCCGGCGACCGACAGTGTCAGTCAGGCGGTCAAACTGATGAAACTGATGGACGAAGTGATTCAGCACTATGAAATCCCGACCCAGTCATGCGTGCTGACCCACGTCACCAATACCGTTGAAGCGATCGAACAAGGCGCCCCGGTTGATCTGGTGTTCCAGTCGATAGGCGGCACAGAAGCGACCAACCAGGGCTTTGGCGTCAACATCAACGTACTGGCGGAAGCGTACGATGCCGCACTGAGCCTGAAACGCGGTACGGTCGGTGACAACGTGATGTACTTTGAAACCGGTCAGGGCAGCGCCCTGTCTGCCAACGGCCATCACGACGTCGACCAGCAAACCTGTGAAGTGCGCGCCTACGCCCTGGCACGTAAGTTCAAACCGCTGCTGGTCAATACCGTGGTCGGCTTTATCGGCCCCGAGTATCTGTTTGACGGTAAGCAGATCATCCGCGCCGGTCTGGAAGACCACTTTTGCGCCAAGCTGCTTGGCCTGCCGATGGGCTGTGACATCTGCTACACCAACCATGCTTACGCCGATCAGAATGATATGGATAACCTGCTCACCCTGCTTGGTGTGGCAGAATGCTCTTTTATCATGGGAATCCCCGGCTCTGACGACATCATGCTCAATTATCAGACCACCTCTTTCCATGATGCACTCTACGCGCGTCAGGTACTCGGCTCGCGCCCAGCGCCGGAATTTGAAGCCTGGCTGCAAAAAATGCAAATCTTCAATCAACAGCAGGGTAAACAGCTGTCAGACGAGATCTCTCCGCACTTCATCCAGCCGCTGGGCTTAATCAAGGAGGCCGTATGA
- the eutC gene encoding ethanolamine ammonia-lyase subunit EutC: MSVVPINHLIHEDPWHKLRQFTQARIGIGRVGTSIPTEELLRFQLSHAQAMDAVHVPLDEQQLVKTMASRPELTPYLPALSLHSQADDRLTYLQRPDLGRKLSESSIEQLKKHADEHAKPYDLAIVIADGLSSYAISNHATPVIEALIEQLHNDSKNSWQIAPLCIVHQGRVAVGDDVGEAINAKEVLVLVGERPGLSSPDSLGLYLTWHPHRGTEDSLRNCISNVRPQGLPYQAAAMKCFYLLAESRRLKLTGVGLKDRSDDTILEHKQTQFFSLTSKS; encoded by the coding sequence ATGAGCGTTGTCCCTATCAACCATTTGATCCACGAGGATCCGTGGCACAAATTACGCCAGTTTACTCAGGCCCGCATCGGTATCGGCCGGGTCGGCACCAGCATCCCGACAGAGGAGCTGCTGCGTTTCCAGCTCTCTCACGCTCAGGCAATGGACGCCGTACACGTGCCGCTCGACGAGCAACAACTGGTTAAGACAATGGCCTCCAGGCCAGAGCTGACACCTTATCTGCCCGCTTTGTCGCTGCACAGCCAGGCGGATGACCGCCTGACTTATCTGCAGCGGCCGGATCTGGGTCGTAAGCTGAGCGAGTCGTCTATTGAGCAGCTCAAAAAGCACGCGGATGAACACGCCAAACCTTACGATCTGGCGATTGTCATCGCTGATGGCCTTTCCTCTTATGCCATCAGTAATCACGCCACACCCGTTATTGAAGCGCTGATTGAACAGTTGCACAACGACAGCAAAAACAGCTGGCAGATTGCACCGCTGTGCATTGTCCATCAGGGCCGTGTCGCAGTCGGCGATGATGTCGGTGAAGCCATTAACGCCAAAGAAGTGCTGGTACTGGTCGGTGAACGTCCGGGACTGAGCTCCCCGGATAGCCTGGGGCTGTATCTGACCTGGCATCCGCATCGCGGCACGGAAGATTCGCTGCGTAACTGTATTTCCAATGTACGTCCGCAAGGCCTCCCTTATCAGGCAGCGGCGATGAAATGTTTCTATCTGTTGGCTGAATCACGCCGTCTCAAACTGACCGGTGTCGGCCTCAAAGACCGCTCGGATGACACCATCCTCGAGCATAAACAGACACAGTTTTTCTCTTTAACTTCAAAGTCATAA
- the eat gene encoding ethanolamine permease translates to MTTSNDYLAQRQLKRGAAGWILLAGLGISYVISGDFAGWNFGIAQAGWGGFVIAAVLMGIMYLALVLSLAEMSAAIPAAGGGYSFARQAMGPMGGFLTGLAVLIEYSLAPAAIVIFIGSAVNELTGFDGPVVYALFYLAFVGIHIFGVGEALKVMMVISGLAVLAILATGVALVPEFNSANLFDIEPTASGDLMLPMGLYGVWAALPFAMWLFLAVEGVPLAAEEAKDPKKDVPKGIIAAMVFLLFTAVLVVVLLSGAAGAKVIGDSAVPLVDALNIAGHSQLATFVNVLGLAGLIASFFSIIYGYSRLVFALSRAGYLPKNLSLTSQRKAPVRALIYPAILGFIISLSGEGDLILSMAVVGATISYAMMSASHIMLRIKRPDIPRPYKTPGGVVTSGVALVLSIIALTGVYAYDVRAFLFTLVLFAVGMLYYFVVGQHNLIAKSAEEEFALLDQAQGELEAA, encoded by the coding sequence ATGACAACATCAAACGATTATCTGGCTCAACGCCAGCTCAAACGTGGCGCCGCAGGTTGGATTCTGCTGGCCGGATTGGGTATCTCATATGTGATCTCCGGTGATTTCGCCGGTTGGAACTTCGGTATCGCTCAGGCCGGCTGGGGCGGCTTTGTGATTGCCGCCGTACTGATGGGCATCATGTATCTGGCACTGGTGCTGTCTCTGGCCGAAATGTCAGCGGCGATCCCGGCAGCCGGCGGCGGTTACAGTTTTGCCCGTCAGGCCATGGGCCCGATGGGTGGCTTTCTGACCGGCCTGGCGGTTTTGATTGAATACTCGCTGGCTCCGGCGGCGATTGTAATCTTCATTGGTTCGGCGGTGAATGAGCTGACTGGCTTTGACGGCCCCGTGGTCTATGCCCTCTTCTACCTGGCTTTTGTTGGTATTCACATTTTTGGCGTAGGCGAAGCATTAAAAGTGATGATGGTGATCAGTGGCCTGGCGGTATTGGCAATCCTGGCGACCGGTGTTGCTCTGGTGCCTGAATTTAACAGCGCCAATCTGTTTGATATCGAGCCGACTGCCAGCGGCGATCTGATGCTGCCGATGGGTCTGTACGGTGTCTGGGCTGCACTGCCGTTTGCGATGTGGCTGTTCCTGGCGGTAGAAGGTGTTCCACTGGCCGCGGAAGAAGCCAAAGATCCGAAAAAGGATGTGCCAAAAGGTATTATAGCTGCGATGGTATTCCTGTTGTTCACTGCCGTTCTGGTTGTCGTTCTGCTGAGCGGCGCAGCCGGTGCTAAAGTGATTGGCGACAGCGCGGTCCCTCTGGTTGATGCGCTTAATATTGCCGGCCACTCACAACTGGCGACCTTCGTGAACGTGCTGGGTCTGGCCGGTCTGATCGCTTCATTCTTCTCCATCATTTACGGCTACAGCCGCCTGGTATTTGCGCTGTCACGTGCCGGTTATCTGCCGAAAAACCTGTCACTGACCAGCCAACGCAAAGCGCCGGTCCGCGCTCTGATCTACCCTGCGATTCTGGGTTTTATAATCTCGCTAAGCGGTGAAGGTGACCTGATTCTGTCTATGGCGGTTGTCGGCGCAACCATCTCTTACGCCATGATGTCAGCCAGCCACATTATGCTGCGCATCAAGCGTCCTGATATTCCTCGTCCATACAAAACTCCGGGAGGCGTGGTCACTTCAGGTGTGGCTTTGGTCTTGTCAATTATCGCCCTGACTGGTGTGTACGCTTACGATGTGCGTGCCTTCCTGTTCACTCTGGTCCTGTTCGCCGTCGGTATGCTCTACTACTTCGTCGTCGGTCAGCACAACCTGATTGCTAAAAGCGCCGAGGAAGAGTTCGCTCTGCTCGATCAGGCGCAAGGTGAGCTGGAAGCTGCCTGA
- the folE gene encoding GTP cyclohydrolase I FolE, translating to MSGLSESAKLVKDALERRGLETPMQPNTMGREEKKERIEHHMREILNLLGLDLTDDSLEETPHRIAKMYVDEIFSGLDYQNFPKITVIENKMNVSEMVRVKDITVTSTCEHHLVTIDGKAAVAYIPRGKIIGLSKINRIVRFFAQRPQVQERMTQQILVALQALLQSDDVAVTIDATHYCVKSRGVMDATSETTTTALGGIFKSNPATRAEFLHGLR from the coding sequence ATGTCAGGTCTTAGCGAATCCGCGAAGTTAGTTAAAGATGCATTGGAGCGTCGTGGTTTGGAAACGCCAATGCAGCCAAATACGATGGGTCGTGAAGAGAAAAAAGAGCGAATCGAACACCATATGCGTGAGATTCTTAACCTGCTGGGGCTCGATTTGACTGACGACAGCCTGGAAGAAACGCCGCATCGTATCGCCAAAATGTACGTTGACGAAATCTTTTCTGGCCTTGATTATCAGAACTTTCCGAAGATTACGGTTATCGAAAATAAGATGAACGTGAGTGAAATGGTGCGGGTTAAAGACATTACCGTCACCAGTACCTGTGAGCACCATTTAGTGACCATCGACGGCAAAGCGGCAGTGGCTTACATTCCACGCGGCAAAATTATCGGTCTGTCGAAGATCAACCGTATTGTCCGTTTCTTTGCCCAGCGTCCGCAGGTACAAGAGCGCATGACCCAGCAAATTCTGGTGGCGCTGCAGGCTCTGCTGCAATCGGATGATGTCGCAGTCACCATTGATGCGACCCATTACTGCGTGAAATCACGTGGTGTGATGGATGCAACCAGCGAGACCACCACCACGGCACTGGGTGGTATTTTCAAGTCCAATCCGGCGACCCGTGCCGAGTTTTTGCATGGCCTGCGTTAA
- the moeA gene encoding molybdopterin molybdotransferase MoeA, giving the protein MGCCDAPGLMPIEDAMEKMLSRIQPIQTTQRLPLPDALGYVLAEDILSPINVPPFDNSAMDGYAVRRSELALGQPLTVAGKSFAGQPFDGEWPAMSCVRIMTGAQIPPGCDAVVMQEQASVTNAGVTFSVRDVPHNDNIRPTGDDIHHNDVVLSRGARLTPRDIPMIATLGVSQITVYQKPKVAFFSTGDELKPLGEPLQAGQIYDSNRYGIKPLIENFGCEAIDLGAIPDCPQTLKATFEKAQSLADVVVTSGGVSVGEADYTKDILEQLGEIGFWKLAIKPGKPFAFGSLQNAWFCGLPGNPVSAVLTMYVLVQPMLAKLAGHTEWQAPQSIPATTRTTFKKAPGRTDYQRGIYSIENGQFFVETTGNQSSGAFRSMSLANCFVVLERERGRVEAGETVNIQLFNATLY; this is encoded by the coding sequence ATGGGCTGTTGTGACGCACCCGGCTTAATGCCAATCGAAGATGCGATGGAGAAAATGCTGTCGCGTATCCAACCGATTCAGACCACGCAACGACTTCCGCTGCCGGATGCTCTGGGCTATGTGCTGGCTGAGGATATTCTCTCGCCAATCAATGTGCCCCCTTTTGATAACTCAGCCATGGACGGTTATGCCGTGCGTCGTTCAGAGCTGGCGCTGGGCCAGCCACTGACTGTGGCCGGAAAGTCTTTCGCAGGCCAGCCTTTTGACGGCGAGTGGCCGGCGATGAGCTGCGTGCGAATCATGACCGGGGCGCAAATCCCGCCGGGCTGTGATGCGGTTGTGATGCAGGAGCAGGCCAGCGTGACCAATGCAGGCGTCACCTTCAGCGTGAGAGATGTACCGCATAATGACAACATCCGCCCGACTGGAGACGACATTCATCATAATGACGTCGTGCTGAGCCGTGGTGCCCGCCTGACACCACGCGATATTCCAATGATTGCCACACTCGGCGTTAGCCAAATCACCGTTTACCAGAAACCTAAAGTGGCCTTTTTTTCAACCGGTGACGAGCTCAAGCCACTGGGTGAACCGCTGCAAGCTGGTCAAATCTACGACAGCAACCGTTACGGTATCAAACCTTTGATTGAGAACTTCGGATGCGAAGCAATTGATCTCGGCGCCATTCCTGACTGCCCGCAAACACTCAAAGCGACGTTTGAGAAAGCGCAAAGTCTGGCCGATGTGGTCGTTACTTCCGGCGGCGTCAGCGTCGGTGAAGCCGACTACACCAAAGATATCCTTGAGCAGTTGGGTGAAATCGGCTTCTGGAAACTGGCGATTAAGCCGGGTAAACCGTTCGCTTTCGGTTCGCTACAAAACGCGTGGTTCTGTGGTCTGCCTGGTAACCCGGTTTCCGCCGTGTTAACCATGTACGTGTTAGTACAACCAATGCTGGCCAAACTGGCGGGGCATACCGAGTGGCAAGCGCCGCAATCCATTCCAGCCACAACGCGCACTACCTTTAAAAAAGCACCGGGCCGCACCGATTATCAGCGCGGGATTTACAGCATCGAAAACGGTCAGTTTTTCGTGGAGACCACAGGTAACCAGAGCTCAGGAGCCTTCCGCTCAATGAGCCTTGCTAATTGTTTCGTGGTACTGGAGCGTGAACGTGGCCGGGTCGAAGCCGGTGAAACCGTCAATATCCAGCTGTTTAACGCAACCCTATACTAG